In Candidatus Hydrogenedentota bacterium, the following are encoded in one genomic region:
- a CDS encoding TerB family tellurite resistance protein, whose translation MIKRLAAFFGGEAPPEEEHSVEARHLATCVILVEAARADDNFTEDERRHILKVLRERFEMSAEEAEELLQLAIDARGESSDLFRFTREINAAYSVEEKVEILEEVWRIFYSDNELSGHEDHLAAKLRNLLNLNHPTMIEAKMRVLNEIRGNRPAD comes from the coding sequence ATGATCAAACGGCTTGCGGCGTTTTTCGGGGGCGAAGCCCCGCCGGAGGAAGAGCACAGCGTGGAGGCGCGCCACCTGGCGACCTGCGTCATCCTGGTGGAGGCCGCGCGCGCCGACGACAACTTCACCGAGGACGAGCGGCGCCACATCCTCAAGGTGCTCCGGGAACGCTTTGAAATGAGCGCGGAGGAGGCCGAGGAGCTTCTCCAGCTGGCGATTGACGCGCGCGGCGAAAGCTCGGACCTCTTCCGGTTTACGCGCGAAATCAACGCGGCCTACTCGGTGGAGGAGAAGGTGGAGATCCTCGAGGAGGTCTGGCGGATCTTCTACTCCGACAACGAATTGAGCGGCCACGAGGATCACCTGGCGGCAAAGTTGCGCAACCTGCTGAACCTGAATCACCCGACCATGATCGAGGCTAAGATGCGGGTGCTGAACGAAATCCGCGGAAACAGACCCGCGGATTAA
- a CDS encoding SocA family protein encodes MYDPLAVANYFLEIADRESDQTVSNLKMQKLIYFAHGWHLAITGKPLVRGGVQAWRYGPVQPLVYEAFKHFGNERIAREAAVPIQSSSGKIAIDVPRLPDDAGAKFAKRLIERIWQVYGGYTALQLSNLCHRDGTPWKDIEMEHRGQIPSHCIIPDDKIREHFQSQIQDAA; translated from the coding sequence ATGTACGATCCGCTGGCTGTTGCAAATTACTTTCTCGAAATCGCAGATCGAGAATCTGATCAGACCGTGTCCAACCTGAAAATGCAGAAGCTCATCTACTTCGCGCATGGCTGGCATCTCGCGATTACCGGAAAACCGCTCGTTCGGGGTGGTGTTCAAGCCTGGCGGTATGGTCCCGTCCAACCGCTGGTCTACGAAGCCTTTAAGCACTTCGGGAACGAGCGAATCGCGCGCGAGGCGGCCGTACCGATTCAAAGCTCCAGTGGGAAGATCGCCATTGACGTTCCACGATTGCCCGATGATGCCGGCGCCAAATTCGCCAAGCGCCTTATCGAGCGGATCTGGCAAGTGTACGGCGGATACACCGCGCTTCAGCTCTCCAATCTCTGCCACCGCGACGGTACTCCCTGGAAGGACATTGAGATGGAACATCGGGGGCAAATCCCATCGCATTGCATAATACCGGACGATAAAATTCGAGAGCATTTCCAGTCGCAAATTCAGGATGCCGCCTGA
- a CDS encoding rhamnogalacturonan acetylesterase, translated as MADTRRAMALLIALALAGCATSGERAAFTRPEPGRIPVLYVIGDSTAAAYPPARYPLQGWAQALPVYLDSERIQVENRAISGRSAKSFLDEGAWEPVRAALQPGDVVFIQFGHNDQKRDDPKRHTDPDTTYREYLIRYIKESRAAGANPVLLTSIHRNAWSGNQLRDSHGAYPEAVRALARDADVPLIDLHARTGRLFSALGPERATRLFINLPPGLYPNYPEGKPDNTHLTPQGAHAISQLAARAMVEQGLPWRHAVKPGYAITITNDSGFPK; from the coding sequence TTGGCTGATACGCGCCGCGCGATGGCGCTGCTGATTGCGCTCGCGCTTGCCGGGTGCGCGACTTCGGGCGAGCGGGCAGCCTTCACGCGCCCGGAACCCGGCCGGATCCCGGTCCTGTATGTCATTGGCGACAGCACGGCGGCGGCCTATCCCCCGGCGCGCTATCCGCTCCAGGGCTGGGCGCAGGCGCTGCCGGTCTACCTCGATTCCGAGCGCATTCAGGTGGAGAACCGCGCGATCAGCGGGCGCAGCGCGAAGAGCTTCCTCGACGAGGGTGCGTGGGAGCCCGTACGCGCCGCCCTGCAACCGGGCGATGTGGTGTTTATCCAGTTCGGACATAATGACCAGAAGCGGGACGATCCGAAGCGCCATACGGACCCGGACACGACCTACCGCGAATACCTGATCAGGTACATTAAGGAGTCGCGTGCGGCCGGGGCCAACCCGGTGCTGTTGACGTCCATCCACCGCAACGCCTGGAGCGGCAACCAGCTCCGGGACTCCCATGGCGCGTATCCCGAGGCCGTGCGGGCGCTGGCCCGCGATGCGGACGTTCCCCTGATCGACCTGCATGCGCGCACGGGGCGCCTCTTCTCGGCGTTGGGCCCCGAGCGGGCGACCCGGCTGTTTATCAACCTGCCCCCGGGGCTGTATCCCAACTACCCGGAAGGCAAGCCGGACAACACGCACCTGACCCCGCAGGGCGCGCACGCCATCAGTCAGCTTGCGGCGCGCGCGATGGTGGAGCAGGGATTGCCCTGGCGCCACGCCGTGAAGCCGGGTTACGCCATCACCATCACCAACGATTCAGGATTCCCGAAATGA
- a CDS encoding DUF5009 domain-containing protein — protein MSTPATEKDAPERILAIDALRGFDMFWITGGDKLFLAATGLLFLKFPGVQAALDHQLHHAPWGERLVFYDLIMPLFLFIVGAAMPFSFSRRLERGDAKGAIYRKIASRTAILFVLGMAAQGNLLRFDLAQLHIYCNTLQAIAAGYAIGGVIMLNTGVRGQCIATAALLIGFWGLLAFAPVPGHAAGVLEKDANIALYVDDMVLRQFSDGKAYTWVLSSLGFAATVLFGILSGHVLRSEISGGARLARLIAAGVALVLIGEVWNLFHPVIKYIWTPSMVVWTAGWCCLLLGLFYFLIDLRGYRKWAFPFVVLGANAIVAYMAPNFIRFGDISAVLFSGPDRLGVSGDLLRAAGAFLLLWAPLYWMYKKKMFVRI, from the coding sequence ATGAGCACGCCCGCCACGGAAAAAGACGCCCCCGAGCGCATTCTGGCGATTGACGCCCTGCGCGGCTTTGACATGTTCTGGATCACGGGCGGCGACAAGCTGTTTCTCGCGGCGACGGGCCTGCTGTTCCTGAAGTTCCCGGGGGTGCAGGCCGCGCTCGACCACCAGCTCCACCACGCGCCGTGGGGGGAGCGCCTGGTGTTCTACGATCTGATCATGCCGCTCTTTCTGTTCATCGTAGGCGCGGCCATGCCGTTTTCCTTCTCCCGGCGGCTCGAGCGCGGGGACGCGAAGGGCGCCATCTACCGCAAAATCGCCAGCCGCACGGCGATTCTCTTCGTGCTGGGCATGGCAGCGCAGGGGAATCTGCTCCGCTTCGACCTGGCGCAACTCCACATCTACTGCAACACGCTCCAGGCGATCGCGGCGGGCTACGCCATCGGCGGCGTCATCATGCTCAATACCGGCGTGCGCGGGCAGTGCATCGCGACCGCCGCGCTCCTGATCGGCTTCTGGGGGCTGCTGGCCTTCGCACCGGTACCGGGACACGCGGCGGGCGTGCTGGAAAAAGACGCCAACATCGCGCTCTATGTGGACGACATGGTGCTCCGGCAGTTCAGCGACGGCAAGGCCTACACCTGGGTGCTTAGCAGCCTCGGTTTCGCCGCGACAGTCCTTTTCGGCATCCTCTCGGGCCACGTGTTGCGCTCGGAGATTTCCGGCGGGGCCCGGCTCGCGCGCCTGATTGCCGCCGGTGTCGCGCTGGTGCTTATCGGCGAGGTCTGGAACCTGTTTCACCCGGTCATCAAGTATATCTGGACGCCCTCGATGGTGGTCTGGACCGCCGGCTGGTGCTGTCTGCTGCTCGGCCTGTTCTATTTCCTCATCGACCTGCGCGGCTACCGCAAGTGGGCGTTCCCCTTCGTGGTGCTGGGGGCGAACGCGATTGTGGCCTACATGGCGCCCAACTTCATCCGTTTCGGCGACATCAGCGCGGTGCTGTTTTCCGGCCCGGATCGGCTCGGCGTCTCCGGCGACCTGCTTCGCGCGGCGGGGGCCTTCCTGTTGCTCTGGGCGCCGCTCTACTGGATGTATAAGAAGAAGATGTTCGTCAGGATTTAG
- a CDS encoding DUF1559 domain-containing protein yields MIMLEERRGFTLIELLVVIAIIGILAAILLPALARAREAARRASCQNNLKQFGLIFKMYASESKGEKFPPTQGLATYFTDIDPNVGPVDAAVYNAIRRGCNMQDEPEFSPNTQEIYPEYVTDWNVYRCPSDADASETVENHLAIINSFHDTTGAPCPFPGYADNPGDSYIYQGWIIDQADADDILAPITIRGVPAQVSAQLLTAIGVLQALGALASHNSLPANPAGARAALDNNINVGAPLGTAGGSAVLRVREGVERFLITDINNPGASAKAQSEIVIMNDVISAGVNDGGASFNHVPGGVNVLYMDGHVTFQKYAEDGKFPSNGPNAKLAHFFVVGP; encoded by the coding sequence ATGATAATGCTGGAAGAGCGACGTGGATTCACCCTGATTGAGTTGTTGGTTGTAATCGCCATTATCGGCATCCTCGCGGCCATCCTTCTGCCCGCGCTGGCCCGCGCCCGCGAAGCAGCACGGAGGGCCAGTTGTCAGAACAATTTGAAGCAGTTCGGTTTGATTTTCAAAATGTATGCAAGCGAATCAAAGGGCGAGAAATTCCCTCCCACCCAGGGGCTGGCAACCTACTTTACCGACATTGATCCCAATGTGGGCCCGGTGGACGCCGCAGTGTACAATGCTATCCGCCGTGGGTGCAACATGCAGGACGAACCAGAATTCTCGCCAAATACACAGGAAATCTATCCGGAGTATGTAACAGATTGGAACGTATACCGCTGCCCCTCCGATGCCGATGCCAGTGAAACTGTGGAGAATCACCTTGCTATCATCAATTCTTTTCACGACACCACCGGCGCACCCTGCCCATTCCCTGGTTACGCGGACAATCCTGGTGATAGTTATATCTATCAGGGCTGGATTATTGATCAGGCGGATGCGGACGACATCTTGGCCCCAATTACAATTCGAGGTGTTCCGGCCCAGGTGTCCGCGCAGCTCTTGACCGCTATCGGCGTGTTGCAGGCCCTCGGCGCGTTGGCCAGCCACAATTCCCTTCCCGCAAATCCGGCCGGGGCGCGCGCGGCCCTGGACAACAATATCAACGTGGGCGCGCCCCTGGGCACGGCAGGCGGCTCCGCAGTTCTGCGAGTGCGAGAAGGGGTCGAGCGCTTCCTGATTACGGACATTAACAATCCCGGGGCTTCGGCGAAGGCGCAGTCGGAAATCGTTATCATGAACGACGTCATCAGCGCGGGCGTGAACGACGGCGGCGCCTCCTTCAACCACGTGCCGGGTGGGGTAAATGTCCTCTATATGGATGGGCACGTAACCTTTCAGAAGTATGCTGAAGACGGGAAATTCCCCTCCAACGGCCCGAATGCTAAATTGGCGCATTTTTTCGTTGTAGGTCCCTGA
- a CDS encoding glutamine synthetase III has translation MSGNAVRLEAISEIINQQPVGRSIPFTEVPTSKIFGENTFSLSVMQKRLPKDIYKSVKKTIETGAKLDLGTADAVAAEMKSWAMEKGATHYAHVFYPLTGLTAEKHDSFYVPDGMGGTLAQFEGSSLIQGEPDGSSFPSGGIRQTFEARGYTIWDVTSPAYILENPNGTTLCIPTAFVSWTGEALDKKTPVLRSMQALNKHAQRVLKFFGTDGAFVSSTAGAEQEYFLIDKNFFYARPDLLNAGRTLFGAAPPKGQEFDDHYFGAIPERVLACMFEVERECFKLGIPVKTRHNEVAPGQYEIAPIFEFANVATDHQQLIMVTLRKIAEKYGMICLLHEKPFAGVNGSGKHLNFSMGSSDAGNLFDPGDTPKENAQFLVFCAAMIRAVHNWAPLLRAVVASAANDHRLGANEAPPAILSIFLGDELTEIFESITTGKPMSSRQAVMHVGADVLPEIPRHSGDRNRTSPMAFTGNRFEFRAVGSGQSIAGPLVALNSIMAESLDYCAGKLEAADTSTPEKLGAAVEAIVKEVYSECKKIIFNGDGYSEAWHAEAAKRGLPNLKTSADALPTLKTKEVADLFEKYNVLSARETESRYEVYAEQYIKSINVESNLMLEIGKTMIFPAAIRYQGELATSLANLKDVGIETDADTLTYITRLIAEMQAAIKALEEAKAGEPHEPAEEACNYCRDIIIPAMVTLRTVADKLEGIVADDLWPLPTYQEMLFVR, from the coding sequence ATGAGCGGGAATGCGGTACGGCTTGAAGCCATATCAGAAATCATCAATCAGCAGCCGGTGGGACGGAGCATCCCCTTTACGGAGGTGCCCACCAGCAAAATCTTCGGTGAGAATACCTTCAGCCTCAGCGTGATGCAGAAGCGGCTCCCGAAGGACATCTACAAGTCGGTAAAAAAGACGATCGAGACCGGCGCCAAGCTGGATCTCGGCACGGCGGACGCCGTGGCCGCCGAGATGAAGTCGTGGGCAATGGAAAAGGGCGCGACGCACTATGCGCACGTCTTTTATCCCCTGACCGGCCTGACGGCCGAGAAGCACGACTCCTTCTACGTGCCTGACGGCATGGGCGGGACGCTGGCGCAGTTTGAAGGCTCCTCGCTGATTCAGGGCGAGCCCGATGGATCGTCCTTCCCGAGCGGCGGCATCCGGCAGACCTTCGAGGCCCGCGGGTACACGATCTGGGACGTGACCAGCCCGGCCTACATCCTCGAGAACCCGAACGGCACGACGCTCTGCATCCCCACGGCCTTCGTGTCGTGGACCGGCGAGGCGCTCGACAAGAAGACGCCCGTGCTCCGGTCGATGCAGGCCCTGAACAAGCACGCGCAGCGCGTACTGAAGTTCTTCGGAACCGACGGGGCCTTCGTTTCGTCGACCGCCGGCGCGGAGCAGGAATACTTCCTGATCGACAAGAACTTCTTCTACGCGCGCCCGGACCTGCTGAACGCCGGCCGGACCCTGTTCGGCGCGGCCCCGCCGAAGGGACAGGAATTCGACGATCACTATTTTGGCGCCATTCCGGAGCGCGTGCTCGCGTGCATGTTCGAAGTGGAGCGCGAGTGCTTCAAGCTGGGTATACCGGTGAAGACCCGCCACAACGAAGTGGCGCCCGGCCAGTATGAGATTGCGCCGATCTTCGAGTTCGCTAACGTCGCGACCGACCACCAGCAGCTCATCATGGTGACGCTGCGCAAGATCGCCGAGAAGTACGGCATGATCTGCCTGCTCCACGAGAAGCCCTTCGCCGGGGTTAACGGCTCGGGCAAGCACCTGAACTTCTCCATGGGCTCCTCGGACGCGGGGAACCTGTTTGACCCGGGCGATACCCCCAAGGAGAACGCCCAGTTCCTGGTGTTCTGCGCCGCGATGATCCGCGCCGTGCACAACTGGGCTCCGCTGCTGCGCGCGGTGGTGGCGAGCGCGGCCAATGACCACCGCCTCGGCGCCAACGAAGCGCCGCCGGCCATCCTGTCGATTTTCCTCGGCGACGAACTGACCGAGATCTTCGAGTCCATCACCACGGGCAAGCCGATGAGCTCGCGCCAGGCGGTGATGCATGTTGGCGCCGATGTGCTTCCGGAAATCCCGCGGCACTCCGGCGACCGCAACCGCACAAGCCCCATGGCCTTCACGGGCAACCGCTTCGAGTTCCGCGCCGTGGGTTCCGGGCAGTCCATCGCGGGCCCGCTCGTCGCGCTCAACTCCATCATGGCGGAATCGCTCGATTATTGCGCCGGCAAGCTGGAGGCGGCGGACACGAGCACGCCGGAGAAGCTTGGCGCGGCGGTGGAAGCCATCGTGAAGGAGGTCTATTCCGAGTGCAAGAAGATCATCTTCAACGGCGACGGCTACTCGGAAGCCTGGCATGCCGAAGCGGCGAAGCGCGGCCTGCCGAACCTGAAGACGTCCGCCGACGCGCTGCCGACGCTGAAGACCAAAGAGGTGGCCGATCTCTTTGAGAAGTACAACGTGCTGTCCGCTCGCGAGACGGAAAGCCGCTACGAAGTCTACGCCGAGCAGTACATCAAGAGTATCAACGTGGAATCGAACCTGATGCTCGAGATCGGCAAGACGATGATCTTCCCGGCGGCCATCCGTTACCAGGGCGAGCTGGCGACCAGCCTGGCCAACCTCAAGGACGTGGGCATCGAAACCGACGCCGACACGCTCACCTACATCACCCGGCTCATCGCGGAGATGCAGGCGGCGATCAAGGCGCTGGAGGAAGCCAAGGCCGGCGAGCCGCACGAGCCGGCGGAGGAAGCGTGCAACTACTGCCGCGACATCATCATCCCCGCCATGGTCACCCTGCGGACCGTCGCCGACAAGCTGGAAGGCATCGTGGCCGACGATCTGTGGCCGCTTCCGACCTACCAGGAAATGCTGTTCGTGCGCTAG
- the solA gene encoding N-methyl-L-tryptophan oxidase produces the protein MYDAIVLGLGGMGSAAAYHLARRGQSVLGLEQYPLVHAQGSSHGQSRIIRQAYFEHPDYVPLLKLAYAHWEALAGGSSEEIWNLCGIVLAGRDEDAVIAGTRRAAAEHGLPLEELDADAAAARYPGLQPDPDMAVLFDPLGGYLRVEHCVRAHLDGARAAGAVLRDREAVLSWEASDNEVRVFTNLGQYTARNLVIAAGPWAGEMLSDLGLPLSAHRVVTAWFPEASPAHQRDAGAPVFAMQTEHGFFYGFPQLDERGVKVAEHRAGDLLSDPARVDRAITEDDVRAIRRFSEGYLHGVDAGNWTGNACIYTMTPDSDFIVDRHPNHANVFIAAGFSGHGFKFAAAIGSILADFCARGATEAPVGFLSLDRFRT, from the coding sequence ATGTACGATGCGATTGTGCTTGGACTGGGCGGCATGGGGTCGGCCGCCGCGTATCACCTGGCGCGGCGCGGCCAGTCCGTGCTCGGGCTGGAGCAGTATCCCCTGGTTCACGCCCAGGGCAGCTCCCACGGACAGTCGCGCATCATCCGTCAAGCCTATTTCGAACACCCGGACTATGTGCCGCTGTTGAAGCTCGCCTACGCCCATTGGGAAGCCCTGGCCGGCGGATCCAGTGAGGAAATATGGAACCTCTGCGGGATTGTGCTCGCCGGACGGGACGAGGACGCCGTGATCGCCGGTACACGCCGCGCGGCCGCCGAGCATGGCCTGCCGCTGGAAGAGCTTGATGCGGACGCCGCAGCAGCCCGCTATCCGGGACTTCAACCCGATCCGGACATGGCGGTGCTCTTCGATCCGCTGGGCGGCTATTTGCGTGTCGAGCATTGCGTGCGCGCACACCTGGATGGGGCGCGGGCGGCCGGCGCGGTCCTGCGCGATCGGGAGGCGGTGCTGTCGTGGGAGGCCTCGGACAATGAGGTTCGTGTGTTCACCAACCTGGGGCAGTATACCGCCCGCAACCTCGTGATCGCGGCGGGCCCCTGGGCGGGCGAGATGCTGAGCGATCTGGGCTTGCCCCTGAGCGCGCACCGGGTCGTGACCGCGTGGTTCCCCGAGGCATCGCCGGCGCACCAGCGGGATGCGGGCGCACCGGTTTTCGCGATGCAGACGGAACACGGCTTCTTCTATGGCTTTCCGCAGCTGGACGAGCGTGGGGTGAAGGTGGCGGAACACCGCGCGGGCGACTTGCTATCCGATCCCGCCCGGGTGGATCGCGCCATTACGGAGGACGATGTCCGAGCGATCCGCAGGTTCAGCGAGGGCTATCTCCACGGCGTGGACGCGGGGAATTGGACCGGCAACGCCTGCATTTACACCATGACGCCGGATTCCGACTTTATTGTCGATCGCCATCCGAACCACGCCAACGTGTTCATCGCGGCGGGATTCAGCGGCCACGGGTTCAAGTTTGCGGCGGCAATTGGATCGATACTCGCCGATTTCTGCGCGCGCGGCGCCACGGAGGCCCCCGTGGGTTTTCTGAGCCTCGATCGTTTCCGGACGTAG
- a CDS encoding DUF262 domain-containing protein: MKATEAKFLEFIKKSPQFVIPIYQRTYSWTERECQQLWKDILRTGENDAVTAHFVGSIVYIEKGLYQVTSQTPLLVIDGQQRLTTLSLLVAALAEALDALPDGEREPVDGFSPRKLRNYYLINPEEEGERHYKLILSQTDRDSLIALVAGKELPKEYSRRVLENYEFFKTWIASQKGNLTALCKGIAKLIVVDIALSRDQDNPQLIFESMNSTGRELTQADLIRNYILMGLEPELQTRLYQDYWRPMELEFGQESYGDHFDAFMRYYLTVKTGTGDIPKLGAVYESFKNHAQMPEVAKSGVEALVADIRDYSRYFCAMALGAEPDSELQRAFHDLREMKANVTYPFLLELYDDYAKGILARSDFLTAVRLIESYVFRRAICGIPTNSLNKTFATFAKALKKDRYLESIQAHFLLMPSYRGFPGDEVFKRELCTRDLYNFPRRSYWLRRLENHGRKERVEVDEYTIEHIMPQNEKLSRAWREALGPEWKSVHETYLHTLGNLTLTGYNSEYSDRSFPEKRDMAGGFKESPLHLNQGLGTCETWNEEEIKKRAKRLSKTAVTVWHMPTLDPEILEAYQPKKEASTGYTLESHPHLIQGKSKDLFEALREEVLSLDPAVSEEILKLYVAYKAETNFVDVVPQAKRLRLSLNMAFADIYDPRGLCKDVTNVGRWGNGDVEVGFSSLEELPYVMGLIRQAFERQMGNGDES, from the coding sequence TTGAAAGCCACCGAAGCGAAATTCTTGGAGTTTATTAAGAAGTCGCCACAGTTTGTCATCCCGATTTATCAGCGCACGTATTCCTGGACCGAGCGGGAGTGCCAACAGCTTTGGAAAGACATATTGCGCACGGGTGAAAACGATGCAGTCACGGCCCACTTTGTCGGATCCATTGTCTACATCGAAAAGGGCCTGTATCAGGTAACCAGCCAAACGCCCTTACTCGTCATTGACGGACAGCAAAGGCTTACGACGCTTTCACTTCTAGTCGCCGCGTTGGCCGAGGCTTTGGATGCGCTGCCGGATGGCGAGCGGGAGCCGGTTGATGGCTTTTCGCCCCGCAAACTACGCAACTACTACCTCATCAATCCAGAAGAAGAAGGTGAGCGGCACTACAAGCTCATCCTGTCGCAAACCGACCGAGATTCGCTGATTGCCCTTGTCGCAGGGAAGGAATTGCCCAAGGAGTATTCACGGCGCGTTTTGGAAAACTATGAATTCTTCAAGACCTGGATCGCCAGCCAGAAAGGCAATCTGACTGCGCTGTGCAAGGGCATCGCGAAGTTAATTGTGGTGGACATCGCCCTAAGCCGGGATCAGGACAATCCCCAGTTGATTTTTGAAAGCATGAATTCCACGGGACGGGAACTTACCCAAGCGGACCTGATACGAAACTACATTTTGATGGGGCTGGAGCCAGAACTCCAAACCCGGCTATATCAGGATTACTGGCGGCCGATGGAGCTGGAATTCGGGCAAGAGAGCTACGGTGACCATTTTGACGCCTTCATGCGCTATTACCTGACGGTTAAGACCGGGACGGGCGATATTCCGAAATTAGGCGCGGTCTACGAGTCGTTTAAGAACCACGCGCAAATGCCCGAAGTAGCCAAGTCTGGTGTAGAAGCACTTGTGGCCGACATTCGGGACTACTCGCGCTACTTCTGCGCGATGGCATTAGGCGCCGAACCGGACTCGGAACTCCAACGCGCCTTTCACGATCTCCGAGAGATGAAGGCGAACGTCACCTATCCGTTCCTTTTGGAACTCTATGATGATTACGCGAAGGGTATCCTTGCGCGCTCAGACTTTCTGACAGCGGTTCGGCTCATCGAATCCTACGTGTTCCGCCGCGCCATTTGTGGCATTCCAACCAACTCGCTGAACAAGACCTTTGCGACGTTCGCCAAGGCGTTGAAGAAAGACCGCTATTTGGAGAGCATACAAGCCCACTTCCTGCTGATGCCATCTTACCGGGGATTCCCTGGCGACGAGGTGTTCAAAAGAGAGTTATGTACACGGGACCTATACAACTTTCCCCGCCGAAGTTACTGGTTGCGGCGGCTGGAAAACCACGGTCGTAAAGAGCGAGTCGAAGTCGACGAATACACCATTGAACACATCATGCCGCAGAACGAGAAGTTATCCAGGGCGTGGCGTGAGGCATTGGGACCGGAGTGGAAGAGCGTCCATGAGACCTACCTGCACACGTTGGGAAACCTGACTTTGACGGGGTATAATTCGGAGTATAGCGACCGTAGCTTCCCGGAGAAGCGTGATATGGCGGGAGGGTTCAAGGAGAGTCCACTACACCTGAACCAGGGCCTCGGCACGTGTGAAACTTGGAATGAGGAAGAGATCAAGAAGCGCGCGAAACGTCTGAGCAAGACTGCCGTGACAGTCTGGCATATGCCCACGTTGGACCCAGAAATTCTAGAAGCGTATCAACCCAAAAAAGAAGCATCTACGGGCTATACGCTGGAGAGTCATCCCCACCTGATCCAAGGCAAGAGTAAAGATTTGTTTGAGGCATTACGGGAAGAGGTACTTTCACTTGACCCTGCAGTATCCGAAGAGATTCTGAAACTCTATGTTGCCTATAAGGCCGAGACAAATTTCGTGGATGTGGTTCCACAGGCAAAGCGCTTGCGTTTGAGTCTGAACATGGCCTTCGCTGACATTTATGATCCTCGTGGCCTTTGTAAAGATGTTACCAATGTCGGCCGATGGGGTAATGGCGATGTGGAGGTCGGCTTTTCTAGCTTGGAAGAACTACCCTATGTCATGGGGCTGATTCGGCAGGCCTTTGAACGACAAATGGGGAATGGGGACGAATCGTGA
- a CDS encoding SGNH/GDSL hydrolase family protein yields MIQSTLPLSRRNLFQAAALAAGAGVLAGRTGHAVAEKATLSLNGVILFQGDSITDAGRAKDNANPNDMNALGRGYAAMLASALLGAHPDKKLLCYNRGISGNKVPDLDARWQQDTIDLKPSVLSILIGVNDMWHVRSGKYDGTVKTYETGLNALLARTREALPDTALVICEPFILPCGAIDGTWQPEFDERRAVARAAAERAGAAWVPFQTVFDEAQSEETPAAYWAGDGVHPTMAGHALMARAWLDVTGLG; encoded by the coding sequence ATGATTCAATCTACCCTTCCCCTCTCCCGCCGCAATCTGTTTCAGGCGGCGGCCCTGGCCGCGGGCGCGGGCGTTCTTGCCGGCCGGACCGGCCACGCCGTGGCCGAGAAGGCTACCCTGAGCCTGAACGGCGTCATACTCTTCCAGGGCGACTCCATCACGGATGCCGGCCGCGCGAAGGACAACGCGAATCCGAATGATATGAACGCGCTGGGGCGCGGCTATGCCGCGATGCTGGCGTCCGCGTTGCTTGGCGCGCACCCGGACAAGAAACTTCTGTGCTACAACCGCGGCATCAGCGGGAACAAGGTCCCAGACCTGGATGCGCGGTGGCAACAGGACACAATCGACCTGAAGCCGTCTGTCTTGAGCATTCTGATCGGCGTGAACGACATGTGGCACGTACGTAGCGGGAAGTACGACGGCACGGTGAAGACCTATGAAACGGGCCTCAATGCGCTGCTGGCGCGGACGCGCGAGGCGCTGCCGGATACGGCCCTGGTCATCTGCGAGCCCTTCATTCTCCCCTGCGGCGCCATCGACGGCACGTGGCAGCCCGAGTTTGACGAGCGCCGCGCGGTGGCCAGGGCGGCGGCGGAGCGCGCCGGGGCGGCCTGGGTCCCGTTCCAGACGGTGTTCGACGAGGCCCAGTCGGAGGAAACCCCCGCGGCGTACTGGGCCGGCGATGGCGTCCACCCCACGATGGCGGGCCATGCGCTGATGGCGCGCGCCTGGCTGGATGTGACGGGCCTTGGCTGA